The window GAAGAACAGATCGCTCAACTGCGAGGGGAATTCCAAAAAGTTGAGTGGGGCAGTCAAATTCGCTCGTATGTGCTTCATCCCTACCAGATGGTCAAAGACCATCGCACCGGGTTTGAGACCAGCAATACCACCGCTGTCTTAGACGGGGAACTGAATGGCTTTATGGAAGCCTACCTGCGCAGTCAAATTGGCGAAATCACTCCCTCCAATTAAATTTCTGGGGCTATTGCTGATTAGTTTATTCCTAAGCAGCTGTGTGAGCCTGTATGATCCAGAGTCTTCACACGAGTGGCATACTGACCGCATCTACACCCTCCAACCCAACGAGATTGCCACGCAGTCCCTCGTTCTGAGTCAGGCTTCTCTCAGCAAAATCACTCTTTGGATAACTCCCGTAGCGCAGCCAGTTCCTGCTGATGCCAGAATCACCCTGACTCTCATCGACTTGAATAACCAACCAAAATACCTCTTATCACTTTCTCAACCATTACAGGCTTGCAGTCAGGCTCAATGCACCTTTTCTATTGGGCAAAACCAGTTCATCCCTAAAGGTAAGTATGCCATTGGTATCGAATCCTCAACGGCGGTTCACCTGTGGGGCAGCCTACTTAATAGCTATCCCAAGGGTAATTTTTCCATCAACCATCAAGAAACAAGCTCAGATTTAGCTTTTTCAATTGAATATCGCTACACCAGCCAGAGTTTGCTTGGCGACATTGCGCGTGTAGGAAGCGATTTATGGCTTCTACTTCCTTCGTTAGCCTTGCTGATAACACCGGGTCTGCTGATTATAAAGTTCCTTCGTCTATCGCCTCCAGATGACCAATCCCTGAGCCTTTACCTGGTGATCAGTACGAGTATCGCGTTTCTGGCAGTTGGCATGGCATGGACAAGTCTATTCAATCTACATTGGCATCCAACCTTAGTTCGTTTGCTTTTTTATGGATGCTCTCTGATGGTGATCATATTGGCTATACGCAATCTTCGTCCCTGGTTGAAAAAGTTCCAGATCGAAGACTTCTTCTTACTCCTGATTTTTTGGCTCGCCCTGTTCATTCGACTGCTCATGGCTCGCAACCTGATTGCGCCTCCCTGGGTTGACTCGGTTCACCACGCCTTAATTACCAGCCTGATCCTGGATGAGGGTGCTTACCCGTCCACTTATGCGCCTTACCTTGACCTCTCAACTACCTCCTATCACTCAGGGTTTCATGCCAATCTTGCCTTTTTCACCTGGCTATCGGCTTTACCGCTGCCCACATCCATGTTGGTCTTTGGGCAAATTTTAAACGCCTTAGCTGTATACAGCGCCTATACCTTCACCCTCGCATTTTACCCAAACCGGTTTGCCGGGATAGTTGCTGCTGCGCTGGTCGCCTTTTTCTCACCCATGCCAGCTTACTACACCAGTTGGGGTCGCTATACGCAATTATGTGGACTTCTCATCCTGCCAACCATTATTTACCTCTTTAATAATCGCATTCCGCTTAATACCGACCTTCTCTCAAAGGAAACTCAGAAAACTTTGCTGCTGGTTTCCCTGTTGATCTCAGGGCTGATAATTATTCACTATCGGGTCAGTTATTTTTGTGCCCTGCTCTTAGGACTCTCTGCCCTGGGCAAGCTCTTTCACCCATCAGGCAATCCGAAAACCGTAAAATTCTTACGATTGATCGCAATCTTCTGCATGATTGGCTTCATTGTTTTGTTACTCTCTGCACCCTGGTTACCTGAGGCTCTGTTTTCCCTGCTTCTTCCCAAGTTTACTGCCTGGAGCAACCCACCTGCTACTACAGAATCTGTTCCGATAGGTCTGCTCACCCCGGCTTTAGGAAGAATCCTGCTTGCCCTGGCTGCAATGGGCTTCGTTCTCGAGACCCTCCGTCGCTCATGGAATGGGGTGATCTTGACACTCTGGATGGCGCTTTGTTTTGCAACCATCTATCTGAGCAATTTTGTATCAAAGGGAATCGGTTTTCTGAACATGACCTCAGTAACCATCAGCTTATACCTACCTCTTTCTGCACTTGGCGGAGCAGGAATCTACCACACGCTTCAATGGCTCAGAGGTTTTTACCACCCCCGATCAAGGTGGCTTCCACTCGTTTTATCTTTTTGTGCCATTCTGGTTTCAGCCATCCTGGGTGGACGAGCTTTGATGCCCCTGCTCAATCCGATCACCATGCTCGTTCGCGCCGATGATCTTCAGGCGATGAATTTCATTCGCTCTGCAACTCAGCCGGATCAAAAATTCTTGATTCAACCTTTCCTCTGGGGCTATGGCTTATATGCCGGTCACAACGGCGGATCATGGATTCCCGCTCTCGCCAACCGTTCAACCATTCCACCGCCAGTTCTCTTTGCTCTGTCCGACCGGAGCGAACAAGTACGTCAAATTAACCAAATCTCGCAAAAAGTGCTCGAAAAGCCCAATGATCCAACCTGGATTGCATCTCTGATGCGGGAGAATAACTTACAATATCTTTACCTCGGTGGTAGAGGAGGGGCAATTTCAGCCTGGACGATCTCTCAGTCACCTGATTTTGATTTGATCTACCATCAAGGAAGTGTATTCATCTTCAAGCTGTTACCCCAACGAACCCATCGGTAACCTCGCGACAGCAGCGCACAAAATCCAATACGGTTGGCACATTGCGCATCATTATCGCCATATTTCCCTGTACTCGCAGCTTTCGGGTTAACATCGCCTGCATAGGATCGAGTTTTCCAGACAACAACGCCACATACTGTTTATAGGGAGCAGAAAGGACAAAGGTGGCTTTGGTTTGACTTGCATCCTCAACGATTTTGACCTCGCGACAACTTCCATGCCACAAATCCATATACACATATAAAGATTGCTTCAAATTTTCATCGGCCTCAATCGCGAATAGCAAATCCCATTCCCAGCTATGGGCAATACGCGCATATTGCTCATCGGAGTTTAGCTTATCTTTGAGCTTCAAGAACCAGTCCATTTCAGGAAAAATTGCCATTGTTTCACCTCTGATTAGGGTAAAATACACCCTAATTATAAGCGATAAGCCTTGCAAAAAACTCCATTATCGTCTATCCTTATCGCACCTTTGCCAAAGGGATTCCTGCCTTCTCAGAAACGGCGATTAATTCTTGAGAAAAAGGAGAGAGAATGATGAAAAAGTCCTATATTATCCCATATCTAATCATCCTGAGTATCCTGATTACCGCCTGTGGCGGTCCAAGCCCAACCCCTGCTCCCGTCCAAACCGAGGCACCTCCTCCTGTTCAAACTGAGGCTCCTGCCCCTGCAGAAACCGAAGCACCACCTGCCGAATCAGGGTCAAAGTTACCCGATCTGGGTGGCCGAACGATTACCGTAGCGGTTGAAAACGCCTATCCTCCCTTCAACATGATTGACGAAGCCACCGGCGAAGGGGTTGGTTGGGATTACGATGCAGTGCGGGAAATCTGCAAGCGCCTCAATTGTGTTCCCGAATTTAAACAAGCTGCCTGGGATGGCATCTTCCCTGCCATGCAAGCTGGCGAGTATGACATGCTGGCAGATGGCGTAACCATTACGGCTGAGCGGGATGAAATTGTCGATTTCTCTATCCCTTATGTCATTGTTGGTCAGGTGTTGCTTGTCCGAGCCGATGAGACTGCCAGCATAGAGGAGATTAAAGCCGATGCCAATCGCCTGATCGGCACCCAACTCGGCACAACGAACGAAATCGTCGCTAAAGAGCATTTCCCACCCGAAAGAGTGAAATCCTTTGAAGACTTTGGGGCTGCGGTTTTAGCTTTGCTTTCTAAAGATATTGACGGCGTCGTCATCGACAATGTCAGCGCCCTGGGCTTCATCGATGAAAATCCCGATCAACTCAAAATTGCCGGACAGCTAACCTCGGATGAGCAGCTTGGCTTTGTTTTCCCACCTGGTAGCGAATTGCGCGAAGCCATCAATGCCGCTTTACAGTCCATGATCGACGATGGCACCTTAGAAGCGCTCAATAAAAAGTGGGGCTTGACCCAGTAAGTTCGTATTATCAGCCGTTTCTGAATTCTCGCCGGGAGAGGCTTACTCTCCCGGCTAAACCCATAAAGATAAGGACGTGATGATGCAAGCCGTTCAATCCCAAAAACAATTTCAATACCAACCGCAGAAACTCACCCTGTCAACGCTCCCCTGGTGGGCCATCATCCTTTTCATTCTTGGTCTGATTATTGTATATTTTATCTTCACCGATAAGAATTATGCCGAGACCTTTCAATATCTGCTGGCTGGAGTAATCGCTACCCTGCGCATCACTTTGCTTGCCTTCCCGATTGCCACCGTGATCGGTTTGTTTGTGGGCCTCGCCCGCCTTTCCAAGAACATCGTGATTAACACCATTGCAACAATCTATATCGAAGTGGTTCGAGGTATCCCTCTGGTTGTTCTGATTTTGATCATTGCCTTTGGACTTGTACCTCTTTTAATAGACGTCACCAATAAAATCGGGCAATGGGGAATCACGGTTTTTCAAACAGGTGGGTTAAGTGGTTTTTTCAATAACCTTGCGACCTACAGTATTCGGAATATTTCAATGGAACTGCGGGCTATCATTGCTTTGGCGATTGGCTATGGAGCCTTTGAAGCTGAGGTCTTTCGAGCCGGCATTCAATCTATTGGCAAAGGACAAATGGAAGCTGCCCGGTCTTTAGGGATGAATTACTTTCTGGCAATGCGCTTGATTATTCTCCCTCAAGCCATCCGCCGTATCCTGCCTCCCCTCGGCAATGACTTCATTGCCTTACTAAAAGATTCATCCCTGGCAACCGTCTTAGCGGTCAATGAACTAACCCAACTGACTCGCCTGCGCCGTTCCAGCACCTTCCGCGTCATGGAAGCTTTCAACGTTGCTGCTTTTCTCTATTTGTCGATGACCCTTCTATTATCTGGGTTTGTGCGCTTTCTAGAGCGCAAGATGCACATCGGGGAATAAAAAACGAGCTATTATCGCTCGTTCTCTAAAATGCGCTGGGTGGGAGTTGAACCCACACGCCTTGCGGCACATGGCCCTCAACCATGCCTGTCTGCCAATTCCAGCACCAGCGCAATGCTTTTGTATTATAATCCGCTATTGCCTGCTGTCAAGAAATAAAAAATGATCACTCTAAGTATGACTTCTTCATATAAATCCACCGCTATCCTTTCATTCATCATTTAACAATGATTGTATTTTATTCACAGGAGTAACTTATGCGCATTGTCCTTGACGCAATGGGAAGCGATCGCCATCCCGAGCCAGAAATCAGTGCTGCCATAAAAGCCAGCCAGATCTATCCTGATGAAATCTTCCTGGTTGGTCCTCAAGATCTATTAGAAGCTAAACTGGCATCTTTTAACCCATCTACACGCCTGCATGTTGTCCATGCCTCTCAGGTTTTAGAAATGACCGATAAACCGGCTGAAAACGCCCGTCGCAAAACGGATACTTCTATGGCGGTCGGTATGGAATTGATTCGGCATGGAGAAGCAGATGTCTTCATTACTGCCGGCAATACCGGCGGGGCAATGGCAACCGCTCTGTTTCAACTCAGGCGCATCCGCGGTGTGCGGCGACCAGCCTTGATGGCTCAGTTTCCTGTGCGCAATGGGCATTGTATCGTCCTGGATATCGGCGCGAATGCGGATTGCAAACCTGAGTATTTGCTGCAATTCGCAATTATGGGGACAGTCTATGCCGAAAAAGTGCTCCAAAAAGCGCATCCCCGCGTCGCCCTCTTATCCAACGGGGAAGAAGGTGGCAAAGGTAATCAACTCATCAAAGAAACCTATCCCATAATGAAAGAGTTGATGCCCAATTTTATCGGCAATGTAGAACCCAAAGAACTATACAACGGCGAAGCTGATGTAGTCGTCACAGACGGTTTTACAGGTAATATTTTCCTCAAGTCAAGCGAAGCGGTGGCAAAATTCCTAACCGATCTGATCCGTGCTGAAATGCTCAAGTCTACCCGAACGAAAATCGGTGCTTTACTGGCAAAACCCGCTTTTGCCGAGATCAAAAAAATCATGGATCCCGGTGAAGTAGGCGCAGCGCCATTGCTGGGCGTCAATGGGTTGGTCTTTATTGGTCATGGACGGTCTGATGATACCGCTTTGGTCAACGCTATCCGAGTTGCTCGTCAGGCTGTGCAAGTTGGTTTACTTAACGAACTTCAAGCCGCACTCGTTGAGCGATTGTCAGCTCTTCCAACCGCCCTAGTTGAGGATTAATATCTAACCGAAAAGGAACAATTGTCATGAAAATCATCACCAATGAGAAGAAGAAAAAGATAAATCGCCGCATAGCCATCATCTCCACCTTGCTAGGAATGGCCATCCTGATCAGCGGTCTGGTCATCTCCCTTCGCTTTCCGAATCAAGTCACCTACTCTTTACTGGCTTTGCTTTTGGGTTTTCTGTTCGCCCAAATCGGAATGTTTTTTACAAATCGGTGGGGTAGAAACCCAAGCACTGACGAACAAATTAACCAGGCTCTGAAGGGACTAGACCAAAAATACACCCTCTGCCACTATTACACCCCAACCTACCACCTGTTGAGTGGGCCGGCTGGGGTTTGGATTCTCTTCCCTTACCATTTAACCGGACGAATCACTTTCAAGAACGGTCGCTGGCAACATGGAGGCAGTGCCTTTCTGCGCTTTTTCGGAAAAGAAAGCCTGGGGCGACCAGATCTCGAGCTACCTTACGAAGTAGAAAAAATTCAGAAATTTCTAAAGCCAATATTCGATGAGGAAACTTCCGTGCCGGTGCGAGGAATGCTGGTGTTCTTAAATCCCAAAGTCACGATTGAGATTGATCCCTCGCAAAATCCGCCTGCGCCAGCGCTTCATCTGGATAAGCTTAAAGACTTTTTACGCAAAGAAGCAAAGCAAA is drawn from Anaerolineae bacterium and contains these coding sequences:
- a CDS encoding Glutamine transport system permease protein GlnP; the protein is MMQAVQSQKQFQYQPQKLTLSTLPWWAIILFILGLIIVYFIFTDKNYAETFQYLLAGVIATLRITLLAFPIATVIGLFVGLARLSKNIVINTIATIYIEVVRGIPLVVLILIIAFGLVPLLIDVTNKIGQWGITVFQTGGLSGFFNNLATYSIRNISMELRAIIALAIGYGAFEAEVFRAGIQSIGKGQMEAARSLGMNYFLAMRLIILPQAIRRILPPLGNDFIALLKDSSLATVLAVNELTQLTRLRRSSTFRVMEAFNVAAFLYLSMTLLLSGFVRFLERKMHIGE
- a CDS encoding amino acid ABC transporter, periplasmic amino acid-binding protein — translated: MMKKSYIIPYLIILSILITACGGPSPTPAPVQTEAPPPVQTEAPAPAETEAPPAESGSKLPDLGGRTITVAVENAYPPFNMIDEATGEGVGWDYDAVREICKRLNCVPEFKQAAWDGIFPAMQAGEYDMLADGVTITAERDEIVDFSIPYVIVGQVLLVRADETASIEEIKADANRLIGTQLGTTNEIVAKEHFPPERVKSFEDFGAAVLALLSKDIDGVVIDNVSALGFIDENPDQLKIAGQLTSDEQLGFVFPPGSELREAINAALQSMIDDGTLEALNKKWGLTQ
- a CDS encoding Phosphate:acyl-ACP acyltransferase PlsX; this translates as MRIVLDAMGSDRHPEPEISAAIKASQIYPDEIFLVGPQDLLEAKLASFNPSTRLHVVHASQVLEMTDKPAENARRKTDTSMAVGMELIRHGEADVFITAGNTGGAMATALFQLRRIRGVRRPALMAQFPVRNGHCIVLDIGANADCKPEYLLQFAIMGTVYAEKVLQKAHPRVALLSNGEEGGKGNQLIKETYPIMKELMPNFIGNVEPKELYNGEADVVVTDGFTGNIFLKSSEAVAKFLTDLIRAEMLKSTRTKIGALLAKPAFAEIKKIMDPGEVGAAPLLGVNGLVFIGHGRSDDTALVNAIRVARQAVQVGLLNELQAALVERLSALPTALVED